A single genomic interval of Babylonia areolata isolate BAREFJ2019XMU chromosome 26, ASM4173473v1, whole genome shotgun sequence harbors:
- the LOC143300835 gene encoding uncharacterized protein LOC143300835: MMRHASNHGDPYDYPYREPYSYREHREPGGYRDPPNHRNSSSYWDPHEYREPHSHREHREPPHYREHGGHRAASSEAASHMRPVGNITNSDDFASKDSRLFVGNLNTVVLSKEDVTTIFGRLGNVTGISMHKGYAFVQFSSPGEARRALALENGQMYAGQALDLNIVSQPKAKGMAPKRGVEPPPHDGYKRASLMEDSMGGGPAAKRPRSEGNASMQRGNLVTLANSEGSRPSSYSSRPGSGGGAPRRGTEPPEVGCAQCDAVFTSAWSLCLHFQQRHNMTIFRTRVKDGR, from the exons ATGATGCGTCACGCCTCGAACCATGGAGACCCCTATGACTATCCCTACAGAGAACCGTACAGCTACAGAGAGCACCGTGAACCCGGCGGTTACAGAGACCCTCCGAATCACAGGAACTCTTCCAGCTACTGGGACCCCCATGAGTACAGAGAGCCTCACAGCCACAGGGAGCACAGAGAACCCCCTCACTACCGGGAGCATGGGGGACACAGAGCAGCATCATCGGAGGCAGCCTCTCACATGAGGCCTGTGGGCAACATCACCAACTCGGACGACTTTGCCTCCAAGGACTCGCGGTTGTTTGTGGGCAACCTCAACACGGTTGTGCTGAGCAAAGAGGATGTGACCACCATTTTTGGTCGCCTGGGCAATGTGACGGGCATCTCCATGCACAAGGGGTACGCCTTCGTGCAGTTCAGCAGTCCTGGGGAAGCACGGCGTGCCTTGGCTCTGGAGAATGGACAGATGTACGCTGGTCAGGCATTGG atcTGAACATTGTCTCACAACCCAAGGCCAAAGGAATGGCGCCCAAACGTGGTGTAGAGCCGCCACCTCATGACGGATACAAAAG AGCGTCTCTGATGGAGGACAGTATGGGAGGGGGCCCAGCGGCCAAGCGACCGCGGTCCGAGGGCAACGCCTCCATGCAGCGTGGCAATCTGGTGACACTGGCAAACAGCGAGGGGTCGCGCCCCTCATCCTACTCCTCCCGCCCTGGGTCTGGGGGTGGGGCGCCCCGCAGAGGGACAG AACCCCCGGAGGTGGGCTGTGCGCAGTGTGACGCGGTCTTCACATCTGCCTGGAGTTTATGTCTGCACTTCCAGCAGCGCCACAACATGACCATCTTCAGGACCAGG GTCAAGGACGGTCGCTGA
- the LOC143300802 gene encoding uncharacterized protein LOC143300802 has translation MQVCSIVMIMMFVLDHLELTTCHKPAAEDQQQQDQRAVNKPPAIRDYNKNMGSMDHHDQQLQPYDVTRKTLKWYEYACVHFLQIAMLNAHILNKKAGNSSTFLDFQKDVISAMIFGDQDPDTAEGDHAVRLCGQHFIDVIPHTPQKARLQRRCRVSWKKG, from the exons atgcag gtatgcagcatagtgatgatcatgatgttcgtcctggaccatctggagttgacaacttgccacaaacctgcagctgaagaccagcagcagcaagaccaaagggcagtaaataagcctccagcaattcgggattacaacaaaaacatgggttccatggaccatcatgaccaacagctgcagccctacgatgtcacaaggaaaaccctgaagtggtatgAATATGCGTGtgtacattttctacaaattgccatgctgaatgcacacatcctcaacaaaaaagcaggcaacagcagtacattcctggacttccagaaggatgtaattagtgccatgatctttggtgaccaagacccagacactgctgaAGGTGACCAcgctgttcgtctgtgtggacaacacttcattgatgtcatcccacataccccacagaaggcccggctacaaaggaggtgcagagtctccTGGAAGAAAGGataa